The region TcctccttttccctctttcttatTGATACGCTCCCGCGTACTTAACAAAACACATTTTGATTAGgtctctcctccttgttctctcccctttctcccattGACACAGTCGCACGGACTTGacaaaacaaaatctctctctctctccctctctctctctctccctctccccccctctctctccaacccttctccctccttccctcccactgaTACAGGCTCATGTGCTCAACGAacaattctcctctctctctctctcccctctctctccccctctttccctctctctctcccctctctccccccccctctttccctctctgtctcccccctctctctccctttctctttctctctctccctctctctctctctccaacccttctccctccttccctcccactgaTACAGGCTCATGTGCTCAACGAACaaaattctcctctctctctctcactcttttccctCTCACTCCTATTCCCTCCACCTCtcatatctcccctctctctctctcattccccgccacccctacgcccccctccgtccccacGGATACAGTCTCATGTACTTGTCGAAGAGAACCCAATCAGCAAGTTGTGTTGGCACCGCACTTCAGCAAATCACAATGACCAACAGCTGACCACTCACGGCGCTTTATCAGCCAAACAGTACTGAGCCAAACTGGCTGGTCAGGGATTGAaacaagattataaaaaaaaaagaaagaaaaaagaaaaagacaagaaaaaaagacgctgtagatagagagagaaagagacgtcgggagagacagagagagagagagagagagagagagagagggggggggagggagagagagagaggagagagagggagcgagtgagagtgaagagagagaggggaaagagagagagggagagcgagagagacagagagtgaaaagagagagaaagggaggtaaaaagcgagaggagagagagaaagtgaagggtggtgggaaggagagagagaatgaagagagagagagagagagggacagattgaaaagcgagggggagagagcgagagagagagagtaaatagagagaaagagtgaagaaagagagagacagagagagtgagggaggcagagagagagagagtgaagaaagagagagagagagagagagggagggaggcagagagagtgaagagagggagggatagaaagatCGTACTTGTGTATGCATACAGTGTGGATGTTTGTCAAAATAgcctttgttgttggtttgttttggggtggggggtgggggggtaaggggggagggcagTTAACCAAGATATTGATTCAGCCACgtttgaaacacaaaacaaaacaaataggaaacaataacaacaaacagggcattgaattattattattattattattattattattgtttgttaaaTTAACATTTAAAGACAATACTTTTTCTGTTGTCAGATGCCACGCATGATGTGAAAAAAACACCACTATATCAACCAATCAACGCTCAAGCAACATTTGCCCCGAGATGGCGGAAGCAGAGACCCAGGCGCTTCCGGCGGAAACTGCGCGCATGCAGGACGGCGCGTGCACAGCACGTGCCACTCAGCGCTCTGTCTCACGTGTCACACTGCAGCCTTCTGTGCACGACTTTAACGGAAACATAATCAACAGAGCTGTCGGTAAGttagctggtttgtgtgtgtgtgtgtgtgtgtgtgtgtgtgtgtgtgtgtgtgtgtgcttgatgatGCTTACTCTGATTAGTATCTTAGGTATGAGTTAGAGTTAAAAGAACAAAGGGTTCAAGGCTCCCGTGGCCCAAGTGGTTtcttcaacaaaattttgccaagtCACCCTCAACCATTTGTTGCCgaaggttcttttatgtgcgttcGGGGACTACTTACCAGCTGCTTGGATCCGCTAAGGAACTGACAATCTGAACACcctcacacttgcacgcacgcatgtatacacacactcacacgcaatataatatatatatatatatatatatatatattgtctgcaAGAATATTCATTTTGGTATGTAAAAATCCCGGTTCGTATATGAGACTCGAGCACGTGGACACAAACTTCCGAGTCAGGCACTATACCATCAGACCACTGCTCCTCCTATAAGAGCTatagcttttcttttttcttcatcatcctATTCCCTTCCACCCATCCCCAAGAACCCCCATCatacggaaaaaaacaacaacaaaaaaacccaaaaccaaccccaaaacgccatcaccgccaccactggcaagagagagagagagagagagagagagagagagagagagagagagagagagagagagagagagtgtgtgtgtgtgtgtgtgagagagagagaggaaggagagagagagagagagaaacagagacaaaaacacagagagagagagagagagagagagagagagagagagagaatccagattccagatggttccagatggtttattcaagcACAGGCCaatgccccttatgaaggggtatgtaaacatttttttttatttcgacaAATATCACCCTGCAATGCATGTTAACGtccaaattcagagagagagagagagagagagagagagagagagagagagagagagagagagagaaagaaacagacaacggAAATGCTAAAACAGGACCTGCGCTTTCTTCTTCTGAGtccaagaaaaaagaattaaaaaaaaataaaataaaataaaaacaaacagaccacaattcacacccccccacccccctcgccagtTCCTTCAGGTCCTCCCTCATGCACCCGTCcgtactgataatgataatgataataatgataatttcgtTATCGTTAAATgatatttataatgataataataacaaacagtTTAAGGTACTTTTTATGAATACAGACTCTgacgaaccaacacacacacacacacacacacacacacacacacacacacacacacacacacacacacacgcagactcatacaagaaatagatgtggatccaCAGAACACAGCTGGTGGAGTGCCTTAATCATGCTTGAAAAGAAACGTTTTTAGATTCGCTTTAAAGgacgttggtgtgtgtggggctaTGACACGGAAAAAGACCAGTGAACTACAGGTTAAAAACATAGCTGATGAACTAAAAGCTCTCCCCAACGTGATCCTCTCCTCACCGACAGAAAGGATGCAGCCCGGTGCTCGGTGTCTTGCATTATTTCTCAAGGGCCCATCGACCCCGCCTTCACAGTCTTCTGAACCGACTTTCATTCACTCCAAACAttctggtgctctctctctctctctctctctctctctctctcttccgtttgtTTCTTTGGGTCGCGCTGCCTGCTATTTCAGTCCTTCATTACTCCTTCACCTCAGTGAAACTGGCACCTTGGATGGTGCGTGACTGAAACGTGaatgattgacacaggaaacgaatgatgagcgcccattgacAGCTGTTTAGtcagctccacccaggtaggcagccagccTGTTGTTCAAACGACGACGTGTTTGTGGAGCGCTTAGAgcgtggtctctgaccgaggttaggcgctataaaagtataCATATTATATCATGTCATGCAATatcatataatatgatataatcatGAATAATATCATGTCATAATCATATAGAGTACTACCTTCACCGCCTCCATTCCCTCAAGCAGCGAAACGCTTACCAAACCATGACCCCAAACACTGAACAATGTcctcgattaactctctccatacgaacggcacaaaagacgacgttaacagcgtttcaccccagttaccatcatcaaaatattgcaagcggaaggctcttatactgaagaggtgaatgttgacaatgaataccacaattctgacgacggaagctaaaggttgggtcattcagacacccactggacatccgaggggtctgtgtagaggagaagagaggactggccgtactgagtgagttaagggcgcAGAACCAATAGGTCGCCAAAACTCAACGCATCCCAACTTTCATCCTGTATGCTCGTCTTCCGCAAAAATAGGGGAACGCACATTGACCGCGGTGTCGAAGTGTCAAGCACCAAGGATTGATAACTGGAAGGTACTTGAGTTCAAACCACATCGGAGGCAGATTCTTTGCTGTCGTCCCCTGTCTGATTCTCTGATGAAGTTGAGTGCGATATGCACGTGCAGTGGACAGGCAGACTTGTCTTGTCTGTGACTCTTTTTGGTGCCTTAgtgaaggaattttgtttaatgtcccgtcacacatatcggtgattgaagacattttgttaaagtatttatgaatacatttgagtattatcggtcagaaggggtgggagatgtggatgaatggagggctggggaaaactgggcaaatgagggtgaaatgagggtgaaatttgaaaaaaaaaatctaaatacaattactttTCCATCACAGTTGAATTCAGTGTGAAAATCGATCTGCTGTCCTGTCccagagcgcgtcgccacagagcATAGCCACGCATTTTGTCTTTGTTTAAATGTGTACTTGTATTGTTTATTCGTTTCACTCTCATCTAGTTCTTTCAAGTGCACCACTTGTCCACTCAGGGCGAGAGCTGTACTGATGAACAATGGTTCCTCCACTGCAATtgaaattcatttacagcttagtgttttTGTGAAGTACTAtgactcagactaggaggcaagattgcgctggctcttagtgctgcagccttggaggcgagctggcctttgggaaccatcccaccgCTCAATGTCCTAAAGCTCTCTTGtccgagagaggggggatgtaacctggacaagacactctccactgtaatcaaattctaataagttggctcctctgctgttctgatggtcatagtaggaCAGTCAACAGTAGGACAGTCatagtggtgtgtgtccatcgagatcgatgatgaccatcgttgtcatccagctgggggatgggggggagggtggtggggggtggggggatgctcatgaatctatctatctcacaGTGATAGTacggcacgactgactatcataatgtACTTGTCCACGCTGAACGCGGGATCTCAGAAAGACTACCACCCATACCACAATCAATATCAAACAAGAGTCGGTGAgggaggcgtgggggaggggggtgggggcatgtaaAAATTCACCAGCCCTGGTGTGAATGGAACCCGAGGCCCTCGCGTTCATGTCAGGCACAAGCTGTCCAcggggccaccaccaccaccaccaccaccaccactgcacgaGAACAAGGTGTGGGGTGAGAGGAAGACAGCAGCCTCCTGCATGCACAGCCTGATGCATTATTTCTCATCGGCCATCGACCCCGTCACGGTCTTCCCCGAACAGTCGGCACAGGCCAACGAACCGGGTTTTATCTGCAAATACGAGTATAGTCCGTACTGTACAGTTCCCCTGTGCAGCTGCTTTCGACAGTATTTTGTTTCAAACGTGTCTCAAAACAAGTGCAATGAATTCggaaggacaacaagaaaatggttgattgacgggcgccatagccgaatggttaaagcgttggactttcgatctgagggtctcgggttcgaatcacggtgacggcgcctggtgggtaaagggtggagatttttacgatctcccaggtcaacatatgtgcagacctgccagtgcctgaacccccttcgtgtgtatgcgcaagcataagatcaaatacgcacgttaaagatcctgtaatccatgtcagcgttcggtgggttatggaaacaagaatatacccagcatgcacacccccgaaaacggagtatggctgcctacatggcggggtaaaaacggtcatacacgtaaaagcccactcgcgtatatacgagtgaacgtgggagttgaagcccacgaacgcagaagaagaagaagaagaagaaggttgattAAAGGTCCTTTCGTAATAGATGTcagttcattttcattttcatggaAGTGTCAAAGCGTAGGGACTGATCAATGTACCCTTCACAACATCTACTTGAAAAAGAATGGAGCAGATGCTTTATAATGCTTGTGAAAGGGGCAGATGCTTGTAAAAAATCTATGGCGGATGCAGAAAGAATTCAATTCATATAGTATGTtttctaaacaaaatgaaaagataaGAACAATACAGTTGACGTATAGAAAAAGAAAGGCGAATGTGGTTGAGAGGAGAAAATGAatcatcagtgtatgtgtgtgtgtgtgtgtgtgtgtgtgtgtgtgtgtgtgtgtgtgtgtgtgtgtgtgtgtgtgtgtgcgtgcgtgcgtgcgcgtgtgtgtgtttgtgtgtgtgtgcgtgtgtgtgtgtgtgtgtgtgtgtgtgtgtgtgtgtaagcaagtaTGAGCACTTGTCTGCGAGTGTGGGCAAGGATTGTTCCATATGTCTGAATCTTTCGAGCTTATATGGGACACACTGATTAGTtccaacgtgttttttttttcttctcctttctaaCGATGCTACAAAACATGATCGCATCGCTGATTCCATATCTTTTCCATGAGACTAAAGTTACAtctttacccccgaaaacggagaatggttgCCCTACATAGCAGAGgtacaaaacggttatacacgtaaaagcccacttatgcatgcatatgagtgaacgtgggcgttgcagcccacgagtgaaaaaaaagaagaagaaggagaaggaggaggaggaggaggagcaggaggaggaggaggaatagaagaagaagaagaagaaagctgcaCGTGtatcactgtatctctctctgtgttccagaCGAGGACAAGATGGTGTGGACGATGGGCAAGAACCACATCAAACACACCCCGCCCTTCACCGACTTCGCCTACCCGGTACCCGCCGCCTTCCGAAGGGGTGGGGCCTTCCACCCGGCCCATTGGGACACCTCCAGGCTGCCCTTCGTCCCCAACGGCTCCAGAACGGACCGAATCAATGCCTGGGCCGAGGAGGTCCATCGCCGTCACGTGGCCAGGACGGCGCGCGTGCGGGCGCGCCTCTCGCCCACGAAGTCCCGAGGCGGAGGCGGCCTCGGGAATGATCGGGTGGTTCCGACAGCGCCTTCGGGCATTTCCGGCGGCAGCCTTTCGGGCCTGTACGAGCACGAGTGCAGCTTCAGCCTGTCTCTGCCTGAGAACGGAGcaacaggagcaggaggaggaggaggaggaggaggggacgtgAAGGATCTGGACGATGCTCGGTTGTGAGTGTCTTGCTGTTTGGCGCGGAGGACAGAGCGTGTTTGGACATACCATTAGACAGGGGATGAAATGTATTCAATTTGAAAATGCCAAAGACTTGTCATTATTTTTAAGTCTGGCGTGGGCTTAGTggacatacactcgcacacacacaacctcatgcGCGctcgcacccccaacccccccccccatatattcacacacacacacacatacacacgcacattggtatatatatatacacacacacacacaccaaactgtcaaagagaaagaaagcaagaacaagagagagagatgagggaagggacggagagagggagacagagagctcgatagagagagagacagacagacagacagacagagaaagagaaagagagaaagagacagagagagagagagagagagagagagagaaagagagaggggaagggagggtggcgGTGAAAGGTGTATACATTGCCTCAAAATCTGTTAAAGACGAAACTATTTATGTAATAGCCAATCGAAAATAAACTAAGCAAGCGTTTCTCTGTATTTTCGCACAAAGGACGCTTgaaataagacaacaacaacaacaacagcaacaaaaatcaacacaaaacaaacaaacaatatcagGATGAATGACTGAGCAAGAATTGCTTGACATGCATTTCTCTAGTCCGGAATTTAGTAccgttcaaaaacaaaacaaaaacaaaaacaaaaaacaacaacaacaacaacaaaaagttaccAGCATCACCGTTCAATAAATCTATTTCACCTTCAGTCATCCGTCTTCTTTGAAATGGGGGTTAAAACGCTGGGTACAACATATCAgataatgcagagagagagagagagagagagagagagagagagtgtgagtgagcgtgcgtgcgtgcgtacgtgcgtgcgtgtgtgtgtatgtgtgtgtgcacgcacgcgtatatatgtgcatgtgtatgtgcgtgggtctgtgcgtgcgtgcgtgtgtgcgtgtgtgtgtgtgtgtgtgtgtgtgtgtgtgtgtgtgtgtgtgtgtgtgtagatacacacatatatatatatatatatttgtattttgtgtgtgtgtgtatgtgagaaagagagagagaaagagagagagagaaagagagagagagagagagagagagagagagagagagagagagagagagagagagagagagagagcatgcatgtgtgtgtgtgtgtgttattgcaaaGTCTCCTCCAAATCTTAAGCTTGTCATTCTCATGACCTCGTTTCTATCTTTTCAACTTCCATTTCAGTACCAGCTTTTCGAGAACGTCATCAAGGGGAGATAACATGATGACGTCACGCTCCCGCCCGGCGACGACGGGCCGCTATTTCGACAGCAGCAACGGCCTGCGGAACATCCGCTCCTCCCAGACGGTGTTCCGGTCCCGGCCCAACACCGCCACGCCCTGCTCAGGCCCTGGCCTCAAGATCAAGAAGATGACGCTGCACCACAAGGAGCTCGTCACATAGAGGGCCTCTCGGGGCACAGCGAGAGTccaggtggaggtgggggggggacgttggAGAATCCACGTACCTTTGACTGGAATGGGAActttcggtaaaaaaaaaagaaaaaaaagacaaccccaTTTCTTGCTGGAATGGGGGTGGCGTTTGGAAAGACGCTTTGGTGGGGAACGTTTGGTAAATTACGTACCTCTGAGTGGAAGGGGGAaatttcgggggaaaaaaaaaacaaacaagaaaaactcaCTTCTTCTTGCTGGGAAGGGAGACGTTTGGAAAACCGCTTCTCGGGAACGTTTGGAAAAACCACGTACCCTTTACTGGAAGGGGAAATTTCggagcaaaaaaaacccaaacgcaCTTCTTGCTGGAAAGGGGGGCGTTTGGAAAAGTTCTTTTGGGGGAACGTTTGGAAAACTACAACCCTGTGACTGGAAGTGGAAATTtcggagaaaacaacaacaacaacaacaacacttctcaCTGGGAGGGGGCCGTTCTGAAAACCACTTCTGACTGGAAGAGGGACGTTTGGAACATCGCTTCTGATTGGAGGAAAGAAAacgcacgcatgtgcgcgtgCTACGAAACCACCAGTACTTTGACTGTGCGTATTGGACGTAAGTGGCGACTTTCTGTCTCGCTGCTTGTGATtggcaggggagagggagaagagctCTGTATTGTTACTTGTGATTGGATGGCAAGATCCggtgcacatttttttttgttttcaaaaccaCGTGATTATTTCGGTTGTTTCGAATTTCTTTCCTTCTGCTTGGATACTCAGAAGACTTTCGTTCCTAATCCTAGATGGGACAAGTTCTCACGACAGATTTcagacgaagatgaagaaagaagcgTGAACGTTATTATGTTCATAATGAATGCAGAAACTATTATGTCGTTATCCTTAGATTAGAACTTctgattctacacacacacacacacacacacacacacacacacacacacacactttctgggaGCCAGGAATAAAGCACGATAGATTTTCTTGTCTTTATACTCATTGGAAATATCGACAATGACTGTAAGACACTGTGTGTCCTCAAGTGTGACAAAGAGAGTAAAACCCAACACACTGCAAGGTGTCAGCAGAACAAGACAGCCTTAATCTCCACGTATTGGTTAGGGTTTTACCTGTGATAATTAGATGTGTTCTGCTTTCATCTCAAAAGGAAAGTAAAGCACATGCTATGATGGATGtcgcaatttatatatatatatatatttttatcaaTTCTTTCTTGATTTTCACTCGTTTACTTTTTCGTTTTTATTCAGTCACTTtttattttatactttttttccccttcttatcattcatttcatttcttcttaaAAAAGATGGAAATAACATTATTATTTGGTTTTGGAGTATGAAACAGAAAAAGACTTACTTATTAAAATGCTATTGCAGTAAACGATATGATCAATCCAATTAAGGCTGCACGCTACCATGCCATAGA is a window of Babylonia areolata isolate BAREFJ2019XMU chromosome 22, ASM4173473v1, whole genome shotgun sequence DNA encoding:
- the LOC143297178 gene encoding uncharacterized protein LOC143297178, with translation MAEAETQALPAETARMQDGACTARATQRSVSRVTLQPSVHDFNGNIINRAVDEDKMVWTMGKNHIKHTPPFTDFAYPVPAAFRRGGAFHPAHWDTSRLPFVPNGSRTDRINAWAEEVHRRHVARTARVRARLSPTKSRGGGGLGNDRVVPTAPSGISGGSLSGLYEHECSFSLSLPENGATGAGGGGGGGGDVKDLDDARFTSFSRTSSRGDNMMTSRSRPATTGRYFDSSNGLRNIRSSQTVFRSRPNTATPCSGPGLKIKKMTLHHKELVT